From the Lolium rigidum isolate FL_2022 chromosome 2, APGP_CSIRO_Lrig_0.1, whole genome shotgun sequence genome, one window contains:
- the LOC124686879 gene encoding peroxisomal membrane protein PMP22-like: MAGGGGDAGGGDSLPRRAWKQYLLQLQLHPLRTKMITAGCLAGVSDSVAQKLSGYQTIEKRRLLLKMMFGFAHGGPFGHFLHKVLDYIFKGKKDTKTVAKKVLLEQITSSPWNNLLFLFYYGYVVEKRPFKEVKARVRKQYPSVQLSAWMFWPIVGWINHQYVPLQFRVIVHSFVACCWGIFLNLRARAASLKQA, translated from the exons AtggcaggaggaggcggagatgcAGGAGGAGGGGATTCGCTGCCTCGCAGGGCGTGGAAGCAGTATCtgctccagctccagctccaccCTCTCCGCACCAAG ATGATCACGGCGGGGTGCCTCGCCGGCGTCAGTGACTCCGTCGCGCAGAAGCTCTCCGGGTACCAGACGATCGAGAAACGCCGCCTCCTGCTCAAGATG ATGTTTGGATTTGCGCATGGAGGCCCATTTGGGCATTTCCTGCATAAAGTGTTGGATTATATCTTCAAAGGAAAGAAGGATACCAAAACTGTTGCTAAGAAG GTGTTGCTGGAGCAGATCACCTCCTCTCCGTGGAACAATCTACTCTTCTTATTCTATTATGGATATGTTGTCGAGA AGAGGCCTTTCAAGGAGGTGAAGGCTAGGGTCAGGAAACAATATCCTTCAGTGCAGTTGTCTGCTTGGATG TTTTGGCCAATAGTTGGCTGGATAAACCATCAGTATGTGCCACTCCAGTTCCGGGTGATTGTCCACAGCTTCGTCGCATGTTGTTG GGGGATATTTCTCAACCTCCGCGCCAGGGCGGCTTCTTTGAAGCAGGCATAG